In a genomic window of Gossypium arboreum isolate Shixiya-1 chromosome 7, ASM2569848v2, whole genome shotgun sequence:
- the LOC108458165 gene encoding serine/threonine-protein kinase STY13-like, whose product MKEQKSESGGGYVRADQIDLKSLDEQLQRHLSRAWTMEKNKNRKEEGEDGGGGGGGEQLRSSSNTVRRQEWEIDPSKLIIKSVIARGTFGTVHRGIYDGQDVAVKLLDWGEEGHRSVAEISSLRAAFTQEVAVWHKLDHPNVTKFIGATMGSSDLNIQTENGQIGMPSNMCCVVVEYCPGGALKSYLIKNRRRKLAFKVVVQLALDLARGLSYLHSKKIVHRDVKTENMLLDKTRTVKIADFGVARLEASNPNDMTGETGTLGYMAPEVLNGNPYNRKCDVYSFGICLWEIYCCDMPYPDLSFSEVTSAVVRQNLRPEIPRCCPSSLANVMKRCWDANPDKRPEMDEVVSMIEAIDTSKGGGMIPYDQAQGCLCFRRYRGP is encoded by the exons ATGAAGGAGCAGAAAAGTGAAAGTGGAGGAGGGTATGTAAGAGCAGATCAGATAGATCTGAAGAGCTTAGATGAGCAACTTCAAAGGCATCTTAGTAGAGCATGGACAATGGAGAAGAATAAGAACAGGAAAGAAGAAGGTGAGGACGGCGGCGGCGGCGGCGGCGGAGAACAGCTCAGGTCAAGCAGCAACACTGTGAGAAGACAAGAGTGGGAGATTGATCCTTCTAAGCTTATCATCAAAAGTGTAATAGCTCGTGGTACTTTTGGTACTGTTCACCGTGGTATTTATGATGGCCAAGATGTTGCTG TTAAACTTCTCGACTGGGGAGAAGAGGGTCACAGATCAGTGGCTGAAATATCTTCACTTCGAGCAGCTTTTACACAAGAAGTTGCCGTGTGGCATAAGCTTGATCATCCTAATGTAACAAAG TTCATAGGGGCAACAATGGGCTCATCGGACTTGAACATACAAACAGAAAATGGTCAAATCGGCATGCCGAGTAACATGTGTTGTGTTGTTGTTGAATATTGTCCTGGGGGTGCATTGAAGTCTTACCTGATAAAGAATAGGAGAAGGAAGCTGGCCTTTAAAGTAGTCGTTCAATTGGCACTAGATCTCGCACGAGG GTTAAGCTATCTTCATTCCAAGAAGATTGTCCATAGAGATGTCAAAACTGAAAACATGCTTTTGGACAAGACACGAACTGTGAAAATAGCCGATTTCGGGGTTGCTCGTCTTGAGGCTTcaaaccctaatgacatgaccGGAGAGACCGGAACACTTGGTTACATGGCACCCGAG GTCCTTAACGGCAATCCCTACAATAGAAAGTGCGATGTGTATAGTTTCGGTATCTGTTTATGGGAAATATACTGCTGTGACATGCCATATCCCGATCTCAGCTTCTCGGAAGTGACGTCAGCTGTCGTCCGCCAG AATCTAAGGCCGGAAATACCTCGTTGCTGTCCAAGTTCACTTGCAAACGTAATGAAGCGATGTTGGGATGCCAACCCGGACAAAAGACCGGAGATGGACGAAGTGGTGTCGATGATTGAGGCGATAGATACATCGAAAGGTGGAGGCATGATCCCATATGATCAAGCTCAAGGTTGTTTATGTTTTCGGAGATATCGAGGACCGTGA
- the LOC108468120 gene encoding peptidyl-prolyl cis-trans isomerase CYP38, chloroplastic-like isoform X2 produces the protein MSTIIFFNCCSSLTASKLINPRIPTKGSSFLRTHKSFSWWNRHFLPKCTSQKHVQCQLQNGQKMRSFSLKECAISVALAAGLIIGMPSLDSSPMAYAANPSLPDLSVLISGPPIKDPGALLRYALPIDNKAIREVQKPLEDITESLKVAGVRGLDSVERNVKQASRSLKQGKSLIISGLAESKKDHGVELLDKLEIGMEELQQIVEDRNRDAVAPKQKELLKYVGDVEEDMVDSFPYEVPEEYRSMPLLKGRAAVDMKVKVKDNPNLEECVFHIVLDGYNAPVTAGNFVDLVQRHFYDSMEIQRADGFVVQTGDPEGPAEGFIDPSTEKTRTIPLEIMVDGEKAPFYGSTLEELGLYKAQTKLPFNAFGTMAMARDEFENNSASSQVFWLLKESELTPSNANILDGRYAVFGYVTENEDFLADLKVGDVIESIQVVSGLENLVNPSYKIAG, from the exons ATGTCGACTATCATCTTTTTCAATTGTTGCTCTTCTTTGACTGCCTCCAAATTGATTAATCCAAGAATACCCACTAAAGGTTCAAGCTTTCTAAGGACTCACAAGAGTTTTTCATGGTGGAATAGGCACTTCTTGCCCAAATGTACTTCCCAGAAGCATGTTCAATGTCAGCTTCAAAATGGGCAG AAAATGAGGTCATTTTCACTGAAGGAATGTGCAATCTCAGTTGCTTTGGCTGCTGGATTGATAATTGGAATGCCATCATTGGATTCATCTCCTATGGCTTATGCAGCTAATCCTTCATTGCCCGATTTATCGGTTTTAATCTCGGGGCCTCCTATAAAGGACCCTGGAGCATTGTTGAGATATGCACTGCCAATTGATAATAAAGCTATAAGAGAAGTACAAAAGCCACTTGAAGATATAACAGAGAGTCTCAAGGTTGCCGGTGTCAGGGGGCTTGATTCTGTTGAGAGA AATGTGAAGCAAGCATCTCGATCCCTCAAGCAAGGGAAAAGTTTAATTATCTCAGGATTAGCTGAATCAAAGAAGGACCATGGAGTGGAATTGCTTGATAAGCTTGAAATCGGGATGGAAGAACTACAACAGATTGTGGAGGATCGGAATAGAGATGCAGTGGCACCTAAACAGAAGGAGCTGCTTAAATATGTTGGAGA TGTTGAAGAGGATATGGTGGATAGCTTCCCGTATGAAGTACCCGAAGAATATCGAAGTATGCCTCTTTTGAAGGGAAGAGCAGCTGTGGATATGAAGGTGAAAGTCAAGGACAACCCGAATTTGGAGGAGTGTGTATTCCATATAGTCCTTGACGGGTATAATGCCCCGGTAACCGCTGGGAActttgttgatttggtgcaaagACATTTCTATGACAGCATGGAAATTCAGAGAG CGGACGGATTTGTTGTCCAAACCGGAGATCCTGAAGGTCCAGCGGAGGGCTTTATTGATCCTAGTACTGAGAAAACTCGAACAATACCATTAGAAATCATGGTTGATGGGGAAAAGGCACCTTTTTATGGATCGACACTGGAG GAGCTTGGTCTATACAAAGCTCAAACAAAGCTTCCCTTCAATGCTTTCGGAACAATGGCAATGGCCCGAGAT GAGTTCGAGAATAATTCCGCTTCTAGCCAGGTATTCTGGCTATTGAAAGAAAGCGAACTAACACCGAGTAATGCTAATATATTGGACGGTCGCTATGCGGTGTTCGGATACGTGACGGAAAATGAAGATTTTTTGGCAGACCTAAAGGTTGGTGATGTTATAGAGTCAATTCAAGTGGTTTCTGGTCTGGAAAACTTGGTTAATCCAAGTTATAAGATAGCTGGTTAA
- the LOC108468120 gene encoding peptidyl-prolyl cis-trans isomerase CYP38, chloroplastic-like isoform X1, protein MSTIIFFNCCSSLTASKLINPRIPTKGSSFLRTHKSFSWWNRHFLPKCTSQKHVQCQLQNGQQKMRSFSLKECAISVALAAGLIIGMPSLDSSPMAYAANPSLPDLSVLISGPPIKDPGALLRYALPIDNKAIREVQKPLEDITESLKVAGVRGLDSVERNVKQASRSLKQGKSLIISGLAESKKDHGVELLDKLEIGMEELQQIVEDRNRDAVAPKQKELLKYVGDVEEDMVDSFPYEVPEEYRSMPLLKGRAAVDMKVKVKDNPNLEECVFHIVLDGYNAPVTAGNFVDLVQRHFYDSMEIQRADGFVVQTGDPEGPAEGFIDPSTEKTRTIPLEIMVDGEKAPFYGSTLEELGLYKAQTKLPFNAFGTMAMARDEFENNSASSQVFWLLKESELTPSNANILDGRYAVFGYVTENEDFLADLKVGDVIESIQVVSGLENLVNPSYKIAG, encoded by the exons ATGTCGACTATCATCTTTTTCAATTGTTGCTCTTCTTTGACTGCCTCCAAATTGATTAATCCAAGAATACCCACTAAAGGTTCAAGCTTTCTAAGGACTCACAAGAGTTTTTCATGGTGGAATAGGCACTTCTTGCCCAAATGTACTTCCCAGAAGCATGTTCAATGTCAGCTTCAAAATGGGCAG cagAAAATGAGGTCATTTTCACTGAAGGAATGTGCAATCTCAGTTGCTTTGGCTGCTGGATTGATAATTGGAATGCCATCATTGGATTCATCTCCTATGGCTTATGCAGCTAATCCTTCATTGCCCGATTTATCGGTTTTAATCTCGGGGCCTCCTATAAAGGACCCTGGAGCATTGTTGAGATATGCACTGCCAATTGATAATAAAGCTATAAGAGAAGTACAAAAGCCACTTGAAGATATAACAGAGAGTCTCAAGGTTGCCGGTGTCAGGGGGCTTGATTCTGTTGAGAGA AATGTGAAGCAAGCATCTCGATCCCTCAAGCAAGGGAAAAGTTTAATTATCTCAGGATTAGCTGAATCAAAGAAGGACCATGGAGTGGAATTGCTTGATAAGCTTGAAATCGGGATGGAAGAACTACAACAGATTGTGGAGGATCGGAATAGAGATGCAGTGGCACCTAAACAGAAGGAGCTGCTTAAATATGTTGGAGA TGTTGAAGAGGATATGGTGGATAGCTTCCCGTATGAAGTACCCGAAGAATATCGAAGTATGCCTCTTTTGAAGGGAAGAGCAGCTGTGGATATGAAGGTGAAAGTCAAGGACAACCCGAATTTGGAGGAGTGTGTATTCCATATAGTCCTTGACGGGTATAATGCCCCGGTAACCGCTGGGAActttgttgatttggtgcaaagACATTTCTATGACAGCATGGAAATTCAGAGAG CGGACGGATTTGTTGTCCAAACCGGAGATCCTGAAGGTCCAGCGGAGGGCTTTATTGATCCTAGTACTGAGAAAACTCGAACAATACCATTAGAAATCATGGTTGATGGGGAAAAGGCACCTTTTTATGGATCGACACTGGAG GAGCTTGGTCTATACAAAGCTCAAACAAAGCTTCCCTTCAATGCTTTCGGAACAATGGCAATGGCCCGAGAT GAGTTCGAGAATAATTCCGCTTCTAGCCAGGTATTCTGGCTATTGAAAGAAAGCGAACTAACACCGAGTAATGCTAATATATTGGACGGTCGCTATGCGGTGTTCGGATACGTGACGGAAAATGAAGATTTTTTGGCAGACCTAAAGGTTGGTGATGTTATAGAGTCAATTCAAGTGGTTTCTGGTCTGGAAAACTTGGTTAATCCAAGTTATAAGATAGCTGGTTAA
- the LOC108454985 gene encoding benzaldehyde dehydrogenase, mitochondrial-like: protein MAARRISSLLSSSATSLGRFSSWGRRIKSFSTAAAAAIGEPIHPSIQIDHTQLLINGQFVDAASGKSFPTVDPRTGDVIARVAEGDLEDVNRAVAAARKAFDEGPWPKMTAYERSRIMLRFADLLEKHTEEVAKLETWDNGKPYEQAAKIEIPMVVRMFRYYAGWADKIHGFTVPADGQHHVQTLHEPYGVCGLIIPWNFPLLLYSWKVGPALACGNTVVLKTAEQTPLSAIYVSKLFHEAGLPPGVLNVVSGFGPTAGAALSSHMDVNKLSFTGSTATGKIVLALAAKSNLKPVTLELGGKSPFIVCKDADVDKAVELAHSALFFNQGQCCCAGSRTLVHESVYDEFVEKAKARALKRVVGDPFKMGIEQGPQIDNEQFKKILKYIRSGIESGATLESGGEQFGSKGYYIQPTVFSNVQDDMLIAKDEIFGPVQSISKFKDLEEVVQRANASSYGLAAGVFTQNIETANTLTRALRVGTVWINCYDIFDAAVPFGGFKMSGQGREKGIYGLSSYLQVKAVVTPLKNPAWL, encoded by the exons ATGGCTGCCAGAAGGATTTCCTCTCTGTTATCTTCTTCTGCAACTTCTTTGG GAAGGTTTTCAAGTTGGGGAAGAAGAATTAAAAGCTTTAgtactgctgctgctgctgcgaTTGGTGAACCTATACATCCATCTATTCAAATAGATCATACTCAGCTTCTCATCAATGGACAATTTGTTGATGCTGCATCAG GAAAAAGCTTCCCTACAGTTGATCCTAGGACAGGTGATGTAATTGCTCGAGTTGCAGAAGGAGATCTCGAAGATGTAAACCGTGCGGTTGCTGCAGCTCGTAAAGCTTTCGATGAAGGACCATGGCCTAAGATGACTGCTTAT GAAAGGTCGCGTATAATGTTGCGTTTCGCTGATTTACTCGAGAAACACACTGAAGAGGTAGCAAAACTTGAAACTTGGGACAATGGGAAGCCTTATGAGCAAGCTGCTAAGATTGAGATACCGATGGTTGTGCGAATGTTCCGATATTATGCTG GGTGGGCGGACAAGATTCATGGATTCACAGTTCCAGCTGATGGACAACATCATGTTCAAACACTGCATGAACCGTATGGTGTATGTGGGCTTATCATTCCATGGAATTTTCCTCTTTTATTGTATTCCTGGAAAGTTGGTCCAGCATTAGCTTGCGGTAACACGGTTGTTCTGAAGACAGCAGAGCAGACACCGTTGTCGGCTATCTATGTTTCCAAGCTTTTTCATGAG GCTGGACTTCCTCCTGGTGTCCTAAATGTGGTCTCTGGATTTGGTCCTACAGCTGGTGCAGCACTTTCAAGTCACATGGATGTCAACAAG TTATCATTTACAGGTTCCACTGCTACAGGCAAGATTGTACTCGCACTCGCTGCAAAAAGCAACCTTAAACCAGTAACATTGGAACTCGGAGGAAAATCTCCGTTCATTGTGTGCAAAGATGCTGACGTTGACAAGGCTGTTGAGCTTGCACATTCAGCCTTGTTCTTTAACCAG GGTCAGTGTTGTTGTGCTGGTTCTCGCACTTTGGTACACGAAAGCGTGTATGATGAGTTCGTAGAGAAAGCAAAGGCTCGAGCACTGAAACGAGTAGTCGGGGATCCTTTCAAGATGGGGATCGAACAAGGCCCTCAG ATTGATAATGAGCAATTCAAGAAGATCCTTAAGTACATAAGGTCTGGCATTGAAAGTGGAGCTACTCTTGAATCTGGAGGTGAACAATTTGGCTCCAAAGGCTACTATATTCAACCCACTGTTTTCTCCAATGTTCAG gatgacatgttgatagctaaAGATGAGATATTTGGTCCAGTACAATCCATCTCAAAGTTCAA GGATCTTGAAGAGGTGGTACAAAGGGCAAATGCATCTTCATATGGATTGGCTGCCGGCGTTTTCACTCAGAATATCGAAACCGCCAACACCTTGACTCGAGCATTGCGAGTCGGGACAGTATGGATTAACTGCTACGACATATTTGATGCTGCAGTCCCATTTGGCGGGTTCAAGATGAGTGGTCAAGGAAGAGAGAAAGGAATTTATGGCCTTTCAAGTTACTTGCAAGTCAAGGCAGTTGTCACTCCTTTGAAGAACCCAGCATGGTTGtaa
- the LOC108468294 gene encoding aquaporin SIP1-1-like, translating into MGVIKSAMADALLTSMWVFSMPFLRILTPEIVAFLGLRPFPLAAFFITTLLISLMMFIFTIIGNALGGATFNPTASIAFYAAGLKKDWSALSMAVRFPFQAVGGVVGVKIVLGVLPREYKETIKGPSLKVDMQTGFLAEGLLTFGLCLALLVILVRGPNNPLLKLLLMAISTVGFVGRGANYTGPSMNPANAFGWAYVNSWHNSWEHYYVYWIGPLIGATLAAWVFRFLLSPSSSTKEKKA; encoded by the coding sequence ATGGGAGTTATCAAGTCAGCCATGGCGGATGCCCTTTTGACATCCATGTGGGTTTTCAGCATGCCCTTTCTTAGGATTCTCACTCCCGAAATTGTAGCTTTCCTCGGCCTTCGACCCTTCCCTTTGGCTGCTTTCTTCATCACCACCCTCTTGATCAGCCTTATGATGTTTATCTTCACCATCATCGGCAACGCTCTCGGCGGCGCCACCTTCAATCCCACGGCCTCCATCGCTTTCTACGCCGCTGGCCTTAAGAAAGACTGGTCTGCCCTTTCCATGGCAGTGCGTTTTCCCTTCCAGGCCGTCGGTGGAGTGGTGGGTGTGAAGATAGTTTTGGGGGTTCTTCCAAGGGAATATAAAGAAACCATCAAAGGACCTTCTTTGAAAGTAGATATGCAGACAGGGTTTTTAGCTGAAGGGTTGTTGACATTTGGGCTATGTCTAGCTCTGTTGGTGATTTTGGTAAGGGGTCCTAACAACCCTTTGCTTAAGCTGTTGTTGATGGCGATATCAACAGTGGGATTTGTTGGGAGAGGGGCTAATTACACAGGACCCTCCATGAATCCGGCAAATGCTTTTGGATGGGCATATGTTAATAGTTGGCATAACTCTTGGGAGCATTATTATGTTTATTGGATAGGTCCTTTGATTGGGGCAACTTTGGCTGCTTGGGTTTTTagattcttgctttctccttcaTCATCAACTAAGGAGAAAAAAGCTTGA